Proteins encoded by one window of Thermus caldifontis:
- a CDS encoding nucleotide exchange factor GrpE has translation MEKERENIQQEEAAQVEQDLQTVGQEALAPERLLAVEEELRALKDRYVRLLADFDNYRKRMEEELRLREREGTLRAVRALLPVLDDLERALEFAEANPESILKGVKAVREGFFRILAGLGIEEVPGEGEAFDPRYHEAIGLLPGEPGKVARVFQRGFRLGEALIRPARVAVGEEKSPEEEGVE, from the coding sequence ATGGAGAAGGAACGCGAGAACATCCAACAGGAGGAGGCCGCCCAGGTGGAGCAAGACCTCCAGACGGTAGGCCAGGAGGCCTTGGCCCCAGAACGCCTCCTGGCCGTAGAGGAGGAGCTCCGAGCCCTAAAAGACCGGTACGTGCGCCTTCTCGCCGACTTTGACAACTACCGCAAGCGCATGGAGGAGGAGCTTAGGCTTAGGGAACGGGAGGGGACCCTCCGGGCGGTCCGCGCCCTCCTTCCCGTCCTGGACGACCTGGAACGGGCCTTGGAGTTCGCCGAGGCCAACCCGGAGAGCATCCTCAAGGGCGTGAAGGCGGTGCGGGAAGGCTTCTTCCGCATCCTGGCAGGGCTTGGCATTGAGGAGGTGCCTGGGGAGGGGGAGGCCTTTGACCCCCGCTACCACGAGGCCATCGGCCTCCTCCCGGGAGAACCGGGCAAGGTGGCCAGGGTTTTCCAAAGGGGCTTCCGCCTGGGCGAGGCCTTGATACGCCCAGCCCGGGTGGCGGTGGGCGAGGAAAAAAGCCCGGAAGAAGAGGGCGTGGAGTAG